The Cytobacillus sp. NJ13 sequence TGATGAAACAAAACTGGACGAACCACAATATAACTGGGGCTATGATCCTAAAAACTATAATGTGCCGGAAGGCTCGTATTCTACTGATCCTTATGATCCAGCGGCAAGAATTACAGAATTGAAGACTATGATTCAGGAATACCATAATGAGCAGCTGCGGGTTGTAATGGATGTTGTGTATAATCATGTGTTTGCAGTAAATGAATCCAGTTTCCATAAGCTTGTTCCAGGCTACTATTTCCGCTATAACGAAGATGGAACACTTGCCAATGGCACAGGCGTCGGCAATGATACAGCTTCAGAAAGAAAAATGGTGCAGAAATTTATTGTCGACTCTGTTGCATATTGGGCTGAGGAATATAATCTTGATGGATTCCGCTTTGATCTGATGGGCATTCATGACACTGAAACAATGAATAAAGTAAGAAAGGCATTGGATAATATTGATCCTACTATCATTATCATTGGGGAGGGATGGGATTTAAACACACCACTGGCAGCTGAAAGAAAGGCCAATCAGAAAAATGCCGAAGATATGCCTGGCATTGGCCATTTCAATGATGGCATCCGGGATGGATTAAAAGGCAGTGTGTTTGATGAACTAGATAAAGGGTTTGTAAATGGCAAACAAGGCATGGAAAACTTTGTACAGCAAGGGATTGCAGCCGGTTTGGATTATCCGGGCACAATGGCCACATACAAAGATCCTGAACAGGCGGTTACGTATGCTGAGGCACATGATAACCACACTCTTTGGGATAAGCTTGAACTGACCAATCCAGATGCAGCGGAAGAATCAAGAAAGAAAATGCATAAATTGGCTTCTTCCATTATACTGACATCCCAAGGAGTCAGCTTTGTTCATGCAGGCCAGGAATTCATGCGGACAAAATACGGGGATCACAACAGCTATAAATCCCCTGACAGTGTAAATCAGTTAGACTGGGACCGCCGAACTGAATTCAGCGGGGAAGTAGACTATTTTAAAGGTCTGATTAAGCTCAGAAAGCATTATAAATCGTTTAGAATGACAACAGCTGAGGATATTCAATCAAAGCTTAATTTTATTGATGCCCCAGATAATACGGTGGCGTACAGACTGGATGCAAAAGGCCTAAAAGATAGAGCGAAAGAGATTGTTGTAATCCATAATGCAAATACAGAACCAGCTAAAATATCACTTCCAGGCAAGGGCCCTTGGCATTTGCTTGCAGACGGAAAACAGGCTGGGATAAGAACCATAAAGATATATCAGTCAAAAACAATTGAAGTACCCGCACAAACAAGCTTTATTCTTAAAAGATAAGCAACGGAGGAGAATCCTGTCAGGGGGTTCTTCTTTTGTTTTGCTTAGCGGAACACGATTGTTTTAAAAATTTCATAACTATATAGGTATTTTAACTTCCTTTGCTAAATTTTTAGGTTAATATTAAAATAGATATTTACAATTTGTTCTACAATGCAAAGGGAGCTAAAGTATGAAACTGATAATCGCGGAAAAACCCGATCAGGGTATGACGCTGGCTTCTATTTTTAAAATGAAGAAACACCAGGGATATATTGAGATCCTTCCGAACGATATATTTCCCCAAGGGGCTCATGTTACTTGGGCCATAGGCCACCTATGCCAGCTGTCTGCCCCTGAAAAATACAGTAAGGAATGGAAAAAATGGTCATTGAAAACATTGCCCATAATTCCGGAGCAATTTCAATATGAAGTGACAAAGGATAAAGCAAAACAATTTAATATAATCAAACAGCTTGCTTCTAATCCTAATTTAACAGAAATTATCCATGCTGGTGATGCAGGGAGAGAAGGCGAGCTTATCATCCGGAATATTCTAAGGCTTACCGGTATCGTTGTGCCCATGAAAAGACTCTGGATCTCTTCCTTGACTCCTAAAGCCATAAAGGAAGGGTTTCTTGCCTTGCTGGATGAAAGTGACACAAGGAACTTATATTATGAAGCCTATACGAGAGCATGTGCCGACTGGATCGTTGGCATGAATGCTTCTCGATTATACAGTCTTCTTCTGCAGCAGAAAGGTTTCTCGGATGTTTTTTCAGTAGGAAGGGTTCAGACTCCCACTTTAGCTTTAATCGTAAAAAGAGAACAGGAAATCCAGAATTTTGTTTCCGAACCTTTCTGGGAGGTAACTGCACAGTTTAAAGTAAACGGGAAAAAATATACCGGCAAGTGGGAAAAAGATGGGGAGACAAGAATTAAGACGAAAGAGCTTGCCGAAAAGATTGCGGCATTCTGCAGGGACAAAGATGCACAGGTAGAAGATGTGCAGGCCGAAAAAAAAGAATTCCTGCCGCCGATGCTTTATAACCTTTCTGCACTGCAGGCAGAAGCCAACCGCAGATTCAAATTCCCGCCTAAAAAAACACTTGATGTATTGCAGAAGCTTTATCAAAAAGGAATCGTATCATATCCTCGTTCAGATTCCAGGCATGTAACAGAAGGAGAAGCGGAAATGTTTCCGGAGATCCTCAGAAAAATGGAAACAAAAGATGAGTATAAGGAATTTTTCCCTCTGCCTTCAAGCTCGATATTGCAGAATAAACGGTATGTGAATGATAAAAAGGTAACTGATCACTATGCCATTATTCCGACCGAACAGGTGCCAGACCTGGGAAGATTATCTTCGGATGAAAAAATTCTCTATGACCTGATCGTAAGGAGCTTAATAGCTGCACATTATGGAAAAGCTGTAACAGAATATACAACTATTAAGACCCTTGCAGATGGAAGAGCTTTGTTCTTATCCAAGGGAAAAGTACAGCTTGAAGAAGGCTGGAGAAAAGTGATTCCACAGCAGGAGAAGGAAAAGGAACCGATTCTGCCTTTATTGCAGGCGGGTGATCAAGGTGCAGTGATAAAGGCGGATGTTAAAGAAAGCAAAACCCAGCCGCCAAAAAGGTATACAGAAGGCCAGCTGATTACACTGATGAAAACGGCCGGGAAGCAAATCGAAGATAAGGAACTTGAGAAGGTCCTGATGAAGACGGAAGGTCTTGGAACGGAAGCAACAAGGGCGGGAATCATCACAATGCTGAAGGAGCGCAAATACATTGATATAAAGAAGAATCTTGTATATGCAAACTCAAAAGCAAAAATCCTGATAGAGGCAATAGGCACAGAAATACTGGCCTCTCCAGAAATGACGGCTAAATGGGAACAGCGGCTGAAGGATATTTCGGATGGTCAGGCATCCCCCAAACAATTCATGGAGCAAACCAATAAAATGGTTGGCCATTTGATTTCTGCCTCCATTGAACATGTGGGTAAGTGGACATTTTCAGATGAAGATAAAGAGGGATTCACGCCTGGGAAATTCAAGCAAAAGAGGGCTGCCAATCTGGGCAAATGCATGCTGTGTGATGGGAAAGTTGTTGATAAGGGAAGCTTCTATGGATGCTCCCATTATAATAAGACAAAATGCACTTTCACTATTTCCAAAAGCATTATGGGCAAGACGATGACTCAAAAACTGCTCAAACAGCTATTAAAAGATGGAGAAACTGAATTAGTTGAAGGTTTTACAAGCAAAGGGAAGGATAAAACATTTTCAGCTAAATTAACCTGGGACCAACAGGAGAACAGAGTCAAATTTCTCTTCCCGCAAAAGACCTGAATTTGCCTGCTTCAGAGTATTTCCTTGTCTCTATTTTCCAACTGTAGTAAAATCGTTAAAGTCTTATAATTATTTATGAATGAAATAAAGTGGACATGGCGCTCTGCGCTTTTCTAATTGGCAGGAGGTTGCGTAATGCCAACACCAAGTATGGAAGATTACATTGAACAAATATATATGTTAATTGAAGACAAAGGATATGCCAGAGTTTCTGATATTGCCGAGGCTCTCGCTGTACATCCCTCTTCTGTGACAAAAATGGTTCAGAAGCTTGATAAGGATGAGTATCTTGTTTATGAAAAATACCGAGGGCTTATTTTAACGCCAAAAGGGAAAAAAATCGGGAAGAGGCTTGTTTATCGGCATGAACTTTTAGAACAGCTCCTGCGTATTATTGGAGTTAAAGAAGAAAATATCTATGAAGATGTGGAAGGCATTGAACATCACCTGAGCTGGGATGCCATCGACAGGGTTGGCGACCTGGTTCAGTTTTTTGAAGAAGATGAAAGCCGCATTGGAGTGCTGAGGGAAATCCAGCGTAAAAATGAAGAAGAACAGTAAAAACCTGACTGCTTTGCGTCAGGTTTTTTTCATGTACTGGCACTGTTTTAATAGAAGCTCGGAAAATCATCAAAAGATGACGCATAGGAAGGATTTAGATGCATAGAACCATCTTCGTCTTGATAAATTTGAATACCCTCAATCAAGCCTTCTTCAGCCTCCAATAGTGCTTTCCGATAAGAAATGATCCGTCCTCCAGAAGTCTGGAATGAAATAATCTCATCATTGTTGTTTCTGTAGACTGCTGTCAGCTGTTCGCCGTTCATACAAAACTCTCCTTATTCATTTTCTATCAATATTGTTGACGTTTTTAACATTTTATAATCAGAGGTATTTTTGATTATCTTATCGAATTTAAAATATTGGGAACTTTTTAATGGAACAAACGTATGTATACACGGAGGGATTAGATGAACACTTTTAACTGGTCTGCAGAAGCAGAGAAGCTTTGGGATAAAAATGCGGTATCATGGAATGCAAAGAGCATGGCAATGTGGGAGGAAGGGAGCCGAAAGGATATCATCTCTTTCTTCGAAAAGCATGTCAAAAATGGATCTGCCGTATGTGACCTTGGATGCGGAGATGGATATGGTTCGTACAAACTTGCTTTGGCTGGCTATAAGGTTATCGGGATTGATGTCTCTGAAGAGATGATACATAAAGCGGAAAAATTGAACGAAAAAACTGGTGCGGTATTTAAGAAAGAAGACATTTCCGATCTTTCGCTTGAAGAGAATACACTTGATGCGGTCCTTGCCATCAATTCACTGGAATGGACAGAGAGCCCGCTGGATGTATTAAAAGAAATTCGGCGAACTGTTAAGCCGGGCGGAAGGGTGTGTGTGGGCATTCTTGGTCCAACAGCTGCACCACGGGCTAACAGCTACCGCAGGCTCTATAAGGAAAAAGTTATCTGCAATACCATGATGCCGTGGGAATTTGAACAGCTTGCAAATGAAAACGGATGGTCAAAGATTGATGAACTGGGTGTTTATAAAAAAGCATCAGACCAGCTTTCAAAAGGTTCACTGACGGATGAGCTAAAGCAATCATTATCTTTTATGTGGATCTTTATGCTTGAAAATAAGAAAAATGAAGGGGTGGGACAAGAATGAGCAGATATTCAATTGAAGAGTTTGTAAACCAGACGAAACAGCAGGATAAAGGAGAAGGATTATTTGAACTTGAAACACCAAGGATGCTCGAAATTAATTTAACCAGCCAGGTTTGGGCTAAAGCAGGGGGGATGGTCTCCTACCGCGGCCAAATTAAGTTTGAGCGCGAAGGGATTCTCGAGAATGGCTTAGGAAAAATGTTCAAAAAGGCACTTACTGGAGAAGGAACAGCTTTAATGAAAGCTACAGGCAACGGAAAGCTGTACCTTGCAGACCAGGGGAAGAAAATTTCAATCCTGAATCTCGATGGAGATGCCATCTTTGTAAATGGAAATGATCTGCTTGCATTCGAGCCTTCCATCAGCTGGGACATTAAGTTAATGAAGAGGATGGCGGGCATGCTTGCAGGAGGTTTGTTCAATGTCCGTTTAGAAGGAACAGGAATGGTGGCTATCACTTCTCACTATGAGCCGCTGACACTTTTGGTTACTCCTGATAATCCGGTATATACCGATCCGAATGCGACAGTTGCTTGGTCAGGTACACTGCAGCCGGAATTTGTTACAGATATCTCATTTAAAACATTCCTTGGAAGAGGAAGCGGAGAGTCGATCCAAATGAAGTTTTCAGGTGACGGTTTTGTAGTAGTTCAGCCATTTGAAGAAGTGTATTATGCTCAGCAATCATAAGGAAAAGCCGGTTTTTGAGAGGGGTAACCTCTTATATAAACCGGCTTTTTTCATGCTTTTTGCAGCAAATTAAGTTATCCGTTCACTGCACTATTAATCCCACTCGTAAGGAGTTTCCTGATAAACATAGTAGTTCAGCCAGTTGGAAAACATTAAGTGGGCATGTGACCGCCATTTATTATGCGGCTTTCTGCCAGGATCATCATTAGGGAAGTAATGTTTGGGCACTGGAACCTGCAGCCCCCTGCTTCTATCTCTTGTGTATTCTTCTGCAAGTGTGCCTGCTTCATATTCCAGATGTCCAGTTACCATGATTTGTCTTCCGCCGTTTGCACTCATGATGAAAGGGCCCGCCTCTTCAGATGATGACAACAGCTTGACTTCCGGGTGTTTCAGCAATTGCTCTATGGAAACATCGGTATGGCGCGAATGCGGAGCAAAGTAGATATCGTCGAAACCTCTCAATAATTTCTCGCTTCTGTCATGGACTTCATGAAGATAAACACCTGAGCATTTTTCAGGCAGCTCATATTTTCCGATTCCAAAGTGATAAAATAATGCTGCCTGTGCTCCCCAGCATATATGCAGAGTGGAAGTAACATTCGTTTTCGTCCATTCCATTATTACGGTTAGTTCCTCCCAATAGTCCACTTTTTTAAAGTCGAGAAGCTCTACAGGTGCTCCAGTAATGATCATTCCGTCAAATTTGCGGTTTCGAACTTGCTCAAACGTAGTATAGAATTGTTCGAGATGCATAGGACTGGTATTTTTTGATTGATGTGTGGCAGTTTTTAAAAATGAGATGTTCACCTGTAAAGGCGTATTTCCAAGGAGTCTTAAAAGGTGTGCTTCGGTTTTTTCTTTTTCAGGCATTAAATTCAGGATGAGGATATTCAATGGGCGAATATCCTGCTGTTTGGCACGGTCCTCATCCATGATAAATATATTTTCTTCCTCTAAGATCTCCCTTGCAGGAAGAAGCTTAGGAATTTTTATTGGCAAGTGATCATCTCCCTGTGCAAAAATTCAATTAAACTTATTATAAAGACGATTCAAAATTGTATCAATGCTTTACTGTGTGAAAATGCGAAAATATCAAAAGTAAATGACAATATTTCGATTCAGGGATGGTACAATATAGCTGTAAGGAACCTATACATAATGGATTCTAGGGGGATAAAAATGAATGTGAAACCGATTGTCAAATCAGACATTGAAATTGCCCAGGCATCTGCAATGAAGCCCATTGCGGAAATAGCTGAAAAAATCGGACTCTTAGAGGATGATCTGGAGCTTTTCGGCAAATATAAAGCTAAATTATCCGCAGACATTTTAAAAAAATTAAGCACGAAAGAAAGCGGAAAAATAATTCTTGTCACTTCCATTAATCCGACACCTGCAGGAGAAGGGAAATCCACAGTAACAGTCGGTCTTGCTGATGCTTTTAACAGGCTTGGCAAAAAGGCTATGGTCGCAATGAGGGAACCCTCTTTGGGGCCGACAATGGGAATTAAGGGCGGAGCAACCGGCGGAGGGTATTCGCAGGTTCTGCCGATGGAAGACATCAATCTGCATTTTACCGGCGATCTTCACGCAATCACTACAGCCAATAATGCATTGGCTGCCCTGATTGATAATCACCTCCAGCAGGGGAATCTGTTAAATATTGACCAGAGAAGAATTGTATGGAAGCGTGCCTTGGATTTGAACGACCGTGCATTAAGAAAAATCGTCATTGGCCTTGGAGGGCCTGTACAAGGTGTTCCGAGGGAAGATGGATTTGATATCACCGTGGCTTCAGAAATTATGGCCGTTTTATGCCTTGCATCTGACCTTCAGAACCTGAAGGAAAGACTGGGAAAAATGGTTATAGCCTATAATTATGATAAACAGCCGGTAACAGTGGCTGATCTTGGGGTAGAAGGCGCACTTACCTTGCTACTAAAAGAGGCAGTAAAACCTAATCTGGTGCAGACAATTGAACATACACCTGCATTGGTTCATGGCGGCCCGTTTGCCAATATTGCTCATGGCTGCAATAGTGTGATTGCAACTGCCGCTGCCTCCAAACTGGCTGACTATGTAGTGACAGAAGCTGGTTTTGGTGCG is a genomic window containing:
- a CDS encoding DNA topoisomerase III, with protein sequence MKLIIAEKPDQGMTLASIFKMKKHQGYIEILPNDIFPQGAHVTWAIGHLCQLSAPEKYSKEWKKWSLKTLPIIPEQFQYEVTKDKAKQFNIIKQLASNPNLTEIIHAGDAGREGELIIRNILRLTGIVVPMKRLWISSLTPKAIKEGFLALLDESDTRNLYYEAYTRACADWIVGMNASRLYSLLLQQKGFSDVFSVGRVQTPTLALIVKREQEIQNFVSEPFWEVTAQFKVNGKKYTGKWEKDGETRIKTKELAEKIAAFCRDKDAQVEDVQAEKKEFLPPMLYNLSALQAEANRRFKFPPKKTLDVLQKLYQKGIVSYPRSDSRHVTEGEAEMFPEILRKMETKDEYKEFFPLPSSSILQNKRYVNDKKVTDHYAIIPTEQVPDLGRLSSDEKILYDLIVRSLIAAHYGKAVTEYTTIKTLADGRALFLSKGKVQLEEGWRKVIPQQEKEKEPILPLLQAGDQGAVIKADVKESKTQPPKRYTEGQLITLMKTAGKQIEDKELEKVLMKTEGLGTEATRAGIITMLKERKYIDIKKNLVYANSKAKILIEAIGTEILASPEMTAKWEQRLKDISDGQASPKQFMEQTNKMVGHLISASIEHVGKWTFSDEDKEGFTPGKFKQKRAANLGKCMLCDGKVVDKGSFYGCSHYNKTKCTFTISKSIMGKTMTQKLLKQLLKDGETELVEGFTSKGKDKTFSAKLTWDQQENRVKFLFPQKT
- the mntR gene encoding transcriptional regulator MntR translates to MPTPSMEDYIEQIYMLIEDKGYARVSDIAEALAVHPSSVTKMVQKLDKDEYLVYEKYRGLILTPKGKKIGKRLVYRHELLEQLLRIIGVKEENIYEDVEGIEHHLSWDAIDRVGDLVQFFEEDESRIGVLREIQRKNEEEQ
- a CDS encoding DUF3892 domain-containing protein; protein product: MNGEQLTAVYRNNNDEIISFQTSGGRIISYRKALLEAEEGLIEGIQIYQDEDGSMHLNPSYASSFDDFPSFY
- a CDS encoding class I SAM-dependent methyltransferase yields the protein MNTFNWSAEAEKLWDKNAVSWNAKSMAMWEEGSRKDIISFFEKHVKNGSAVCDLGCGDGYGSYKLALAGYKVIGIDVSEEMIHKAEKLNEKTGAVFKKEDISDLSLEENTLDAVLAINSLEWTESPLDVLKEIRRTVKPGGRVCVGILGPTAAPRANSYRRLYKEKVICNTMMPWEFEQLANENGWSKIDELGVYKKASDQLSKGSLTDELKQSLSFMWIFMLENKKNEGVGQE
- a CDS encoding AIM24 family protein gives rise to the protein MSRYSIEEFVNQTKQQDKGEGLFELETPRMLEINLTSQVWAKAGGMVSYRGQIKFEREGILENGLGKMFKKALTGEGTALMKATGNGKLYLADQGKKISILNLDGDAIFVNGNDLLAFEPSISWDIKLMKRMAGMLAGGLFNVRLEGTGMVAITSHYEPLTLLVTPDNPVYTDPNATVAWSGTLQPEFVTDISFKTFLGRGSGESIQMKFSGDGFVVVQPFEEVYYAQQS
- the metA gene encoding homoserine O-succinyltransferase; the protein is MPIKIPKLLPAREILEEENIFIMDEDRAKQQDIRPLNILILNLMPEKEKTEAHLLRLLGNTPLQVNISFLKTATHQSKNTSPMHLEQFYTTFEQVRNRKFDGMIITGAPVELLDFKKVDYWEELTVIMEWTKTNVTSTLHICWGAQAALFYHFGIGKYELPEKCSGVYLHEVHDRSEKLLRGFDDIYFAPHSRHTDVSIEQLLKHPEVKLLSSSEEAGPFIMSANGGRQIMVTGHLEYEAGTLAEEYTRDRSRGLQVPVPKHYFPNDDPGRKPHNKWRSHAHLMFSNWLNYYVYQETPYEWD
- a CDS encoding formate--tetrahydrofolate ligase; its protein translation is MNVKPIVKSDIEIAQASAMKPIAEIAEKIGLLEDDLELFGKYKAKLSADILKKLSTKESGKIILVTSINPTPAGEGKSTVTVGLADAFNRLGKKAMVAMREPSLGPTMGIKGGATGGGYSQVLPMEDINLHFTGDLHAITTANNALAALIDNHLQQGNLLNIDQRRIVWKRALDLNDRALRKIVIGLGGPVQGVPREDGFDITVASEIMAVLCLASDLQNLKERLGKMVIAYNYDKQPVTVADLGVEGALTLLLKEAVKPNLVQTIEHTPALVHGGPFANIAHGCNSVIATAAASKLADYVVTEAGFGADLGAEKFLNIKARTEGIDPEAVVIVATIRALKMHGGLSKAELGREDTEALTRGFANLKKHIETIESFGLPYVVAINRFISDSENEIAVLIELCSEAGIPVALTEVWEKGGQGGIELAEKLLEILDEKAAKFSHLYDLSLPLEEKILTVAQTVYGASKVEYSTKAKKQIRDFESFGWGVLPVCMAKTQYSLSDDPSKLGRPSDFTITIRELKPSIGAGFIVALTGDVMTMPGLPKAPAAMNMDVDEDGNAVGLF